The nucleotide sequence AAACAGCAGTGTATCTCCCTCAATCACCTGTTGGTAAAAGTGGAGACCCACGTCAGTATATAAGATATTCGCTTCAATCTTTCGTGCCGCCTGATACCTTTGCCCAGACCACGTAACTGTTGAAACAGGAATCGCCATCATATAATCAGGTTTAACTAAAAATAATTCAATCATGCTTATGCTTCCTCACTTACGAGGAGTTACAGACGCCACACCGGTTTGTACTTTTTTAAGCTGAACCGCTGTCATGCCTGTACCTGTTGTTTTTTGAGGAATAGTGAGAACCTGACCGGGATAAATAAAACGGCCAGGTTGCTTAACATTTCTTTTGTCTCGCTTGATAAGCATTTGTTTATTGGCTTCCCAGATGGTTTTCCACTCCGCGCTATTTTTATAAATTACCTTTGCAATTCCTGTCAGAGTATCTCCTTTTTTCACCTTATAAGTTTTGGGAACAGGCTTTGTATCAGGTCGTTGCTTATTGCCCCCGTGCGCATTTGTTTTCTTCTTCGTATCGATCTTTCGAGAGGTAACAAAGATGTATTCTTTCAATGTGAGGTCATAATCAATATCGCCAATGTCTTTGTCCCCCTCTTTATAGAAAAATTCATCGATAGAAACTGCAAAATTAATAGGAGTGCCTGTCATAATCAAGCGAATCGGTAATTTACTTTCTCTCCAAGCTTCTAAGCGTTTTACATAGTTCCATGGCATAGACAACTTGGTTGGCCTCACCTCACAAAGCGGACTCCATTTAGCCGGAAAAAAAGACGAAAACTTAAATGTTTTCGCCCCAGGTTCCTGCAAGATAGTGATTTCACCGAAATCGGCAAGGTCAATATTTTCATTTTTAGAAGGACTGTTAATTTCAATAGTTGGAGGGAGAATAGGCAACTGGAATTTTTCTTTCCCATTCTGCCAAGACAGCCAGATTTCATACACGTTTTTAGTCATCGGCCACCACTGCTCCTCTCTCAAAGTACTCTTCCTCTAATTTTTGTTCGATATAGTTATAAGCGATTCTACCAACTTTTTCAGCATCCATATCGTTATGATAATGATTAGCACCTGTGATCTGGATGATAATGTCACGCATTCCCTGCTGAACCGTTTGAACGGAACGGCTCATAATATTTCGGACTGTTTGTGTTTGCTCTTCCGGCAGAATCACTGGAGCTGATTCTTTTTCGTTTTTAGCTCCTACTCTTGCTATAGATACCCGAGGCGACACTCCAAGTGCTCTTTGTGCATAATCTAGCAGTCCAAGTGCCCGATTCCGATGTTGTTCAAGAGGAATGATTACTTCTTTCTTATTCCCTTCACCGACACGGGCAATATGATCATGTGTGATGATACCGCCACGCTCATACGGTTTATACCCACCGCCGCGGGCCCGTGATTTTACTCCCGGGTGATTGTGAATTCCACCGTAACGACCATTGATATAACGAATAGCGGCAACGGCTGAATGAAGAGGATTTCTCCGATCATTGAAACCTGGTAAAGTCCATCTTCTAAATGTTTCTTCAATGATTTGAAACAGACCAACAGATGGGTCTCCTCGTCTTGCATTAATGTCCCATAAGTTAATAGCATTTGGGTTAAATCCAGACTCTTTTTGTGCTATCCACATAAGTGGTTCTAACCAACTCATGGGCATACCTGTGATCTGCAACGCTTGTATAATAGCACTATGGGCCATTGCAGCCCCACCACCACTATAATTACCAAACGAGCTCATTAACTCATTGGCCTTACTTTTAGCGATTTTAGAGATATCCACACTACTGAATCCTTTTACCACTCCCATAGCTGACCAATAACCAAGATCAGCCATAACACGAGAAGGTGAATGGATTCCAAGCTCTTTTCTGAACGCAGATTCTACCGCCTTCGCAAGCACTTTCGCTTCAGCTGATACATCACCTTTCTTACTTCTCATACCGCTAATAAAATAACCAACAAGCCCTTGGCCAAATCCTTTTCCGCTTACAATATACTTTAGCATCGGCTGTCCAACATGATTATTCAGCCAAGTTTTCATGCCAACTGGTACTGATTTAATTCCATTTTTAAAGTTGTATACGAGTGCTGCTCCGTATGTCTTTGCCCCCAAGGCGGCTTGATTAAAAGGCTGATATATATTTGTTCTAACCCAAGAATTCACAGATAGAGGGCTCTTTCTCATACCTGCAACAAAGCCATAACTAAATGCATAGCCAAAATGCTTGGCGCTCTTTACTGCACTTCCCACTGGAATATAAATGTTTTGATTGATCCAAGAATAAACATCAACAGG is from Bacillus sp. PK3_68 and encodes:
- a CDS encoding LysM peptidoglycan-binding domain-containing protein encodes the protein MTKNVYEIWLSWQNGKEKFQLPILPPTIEINSPSKNENIDLADFGEITILQEPGAKTFKFSSFFPAKWSPLCEVRPTKLSMPWNYVKRLEAWRESKLPIRLIMTGTPINFAVSIDEFFYKEGDKDIGDIDYDLTLKEYIFVTSRKIDTKKKTNAHGGNKQRPDTKPVPKTYKVKKGDTLTGIAKVIYKNSAEWKTIWEANKQMLIKRDKRNVKQPGRFIYPGQVLTIPQKTTGTGMTAVQLKKVQTGVASVTPRK